The window atattaaaaattcattaaaacattcttttttaaaagaagCTGAAATGATCTGCAAAAAAGCTTGAAACCAAACCTAAATAGCCATTTTCCAGCATTCTAGACCCAgacatcgaaataagcattgtgtctggtaacccatttacaggttaccacaaaatatagcctggtaacctataggttaccacaactatatgaaagttagaattgaattcctgttactactacttgtCACGTGTatgttctgaaattgtatcggtgTGTGCTAACATtggtacgagaaacgaaatccggaagtaaattcatctagtggacgctgcttaaacgcggaatgactataattgcttcCAATTGCACATGTGCGCACGAATATTGATGCAATTCCTTATGAGAAAATGAAACATGGAAGTCCGGAATGCACTGCCTTTTTTATGTTTGGAAACAAAATTACTGTTCGTTAAATTTTTTGTtgagaacgaaacaccgttctcgacttttcttacatgtggtaacctcccagtAACCTAACAACTGTTCTCAACTTATTTTTATGCCTGGAGATCCaatctattttgtaaaaatcattttcaatttaaaaaacccaaaactgaATCAATCAAAAATCAAATTCCTGAATTGATATCATTTTACCAATATGAAAACCACTTCAATCGGCTCCCTGATCATTCTCTTCAATCACaaaaagtttaagtttgttttgtttaacaacacgactagagcaaatttattaatcattggctattagaggtcaaacatttaataactctgacatatagttttaaagaggaagttctctacaattttccattagtagccagggatcttttataagcaccatcccacagacaggatagcacataccacatcctttgatataccgataccagtcatggtacactggctggaacaagaaacagtccaatgggccaccgatggggatcgatcttagacctaTCGCATCAGGCTAGCGCATTatacactgggctacatcccacccactcTTCAATTACAAAAACATCCCTGAATGGTTTACCAGCCAAGTTGGAAGACACAGATTCAACTGATTGAAATTAACTTTACTTTTTGCATGAATTCTGTATTAACCAGTCACAAATTCAATATTTCATATCTTAGCAATGCATGTACAGTGGactctctaaaccggattcaAGGGAACAGATGAAATGCGATtagacaggaaggaaggaaatgttttatttaacgacacactcaacacattttatttacagttatatggcatcagacatatggttaaggaccacacagatattgagagaggaaacccgctgtcgccacttcatgggctactcttttcgattagcagcaagggatcttttatatgcaccatcccacagacaggatagtacataccacagcctttgttacaccagttgtggagcactggctggaacgagaaatagcccaatgggcccaccaacggggatcaatcctagaccgaccgcgcatcaagcaaatgctttaccactgggctatttcttgcccCGTGATTAGACAGATTTCTCCCAAACTATTACGCTGGTTTAGTGACTAATGTTCACAAATGTTTCAAAAATCACTAGCCCCTACAgttattaagtttgttttgtttaacgacaccactagggcacattggtttatcaataatcggcttttggatgtcaaagcCCCTACAGAAGCCTTGGCTAGggtcctatgtattatagtaatacagttgataatttttactagcccagaccaaacattcactagccggaactaagggctagtggatttgtcaaacTCTGCAGTTTACATGGAAAACCAGATTGTCcactgtataatatataatacttagCTCCACACATTGGAACTATTTTTTCTCAGGGCGTGACACATATGATACAGGTAAGTACTGAGTAACTCACTTTTTGTTTTGGAGGAGGAGCTGCCGGTCTTGTAGGGCCCTGCTGCACAATGATAgttgtctaaaaatagaaatattcatCAGTCGCTTACTTAACAGTTATATATTTTCAATGTCATACAAAATTCTGAACTTGATTTAGAAACAGGACGATATTTATATCACctgaaaaagtttaaagtttgttttgtttaacgacatcactagagcacattgattaattataattattcatcggtttctggatgtcagacatggtaattatgacagtcttagaggtaacctgctacatctttccattaaaattagtagcaagggatcttttatatgcaccatctgatgctgggtagcacataccatgatctttgatacAGCAGTTGTGGGGTATTTGGGATTGGGATGGGGgaaaccccaatcagagaatgggtccacagaggtgattcgatcctacgaccaaaAAACCTTTTGCtagcgctctactgactgagctaaatcagagcctgtatatatgtatgtttaagacTTAAAGATACATGTGGTGaatttcatttttctttctttcttttacttattttcgtgtctatatccaattaaggttcaagcatgctgtcctgggcacacatctcagctatctgggctgtctgtccaggacagtgggttagttgttagttggttaatggtcagtgagagagaagaaatggtaatggtcttacacctactaaTTGAGTCATTATAActtgttctgggtgggagctgatactgggctgcgaaccctgtacctaccagcattatgtccgatggcttaaccacgacaccaatgAGGCTGTTTTTATAGGGTGCGATTGTCCTCACTCCAGTGTATGCCTATCAATTAAATCCTAACGGTTCAAAATGCCATGTGACGAAACTACAACCACCTCTTACACAGCTTATTTTCATAAATTGATGAGAGTTTTCACTACTCGACATTTTGACGAAAGCAATTTTTAATTTTCCTCTGGTTTTCATAAATGATCattctgtatataataatatatgttgaATTAAAGAATtatgctgcactttttaagatgttatcgactaacaaagactttttaacgattgtaattacatatcaaatacatttttctgcatgaaatattagtggctgtatattaaacgtgttatGCTGCGTTCGGATGTGCTCGGAAACAGGAAATGCCCGACTTGTCAAACCGTAATTGCCGAGACTAATAATTATACTGTTCATGTGTAGTTCGTGACGTGAAATTCTTCGTTAACTGTGGTTTCGAATTTCACAatataaattaaagggacattcctgagtttgctgcaatttttaagatgttatcgactaacagagactttttaacaattgtaattacatatcaaatatatttttctacatacaatattagtagagccgctgtatattaaacgtgtttctgatcgttctaatatttgtactaggttaaatttcattttatttccaaaaatataattttttcgtacatacaaaattatttgaagacaaaatcctgtttgggcttcttacaaatattaagatgaccagacacatattgaatatacagatactgatatactaaaccagaaaatatatttaatatgtaagtttaatcgtagaactattttattagtcagaaacatcttacaatgcagcaaactcaggaatgtccctttaaaatagaaAGTTCTGTCAACAGACTCCATACCCCTCCGGCAACTACTTGATGCTGCATCTGACTGGGGTAACTCGGAGGTGGGCCTGCATACACTGGTCCCGACGCTTGTTCCTGGTATGGTGGGGGTGGTGCACCATACCCTGGGGGTGGAGGCTGCCCTTGTGGGTTTTGTGGTGGAGGATATGGTTGTTTCTCAGCCATGGTAAATCAAAGCTAATTCAGTCTGTAGATCCTGAAACATaacataaatagagaataatacacgagtaccTGTTGGAGACAATTTATCTTATGAGTGGTTACTAATTTAACTAACGAGCAGACAgtaatataattgtatttgCATGTTTTTGGTCCTAGATGTCAGTGTAGTCTACACAGGCGACACGGTTAATGTCCGGACAAAATGTGGGGAAAgtttaacagtaattaaagatAGCAGAGTAATTTAATGTGGTTATCAATGTGGTTCCAACTTCAGGAGACGAAAACTGGTTTTCAACATATTTtgcttataaattatttaaattataacaaaaatagGATTAGAATTGAAATGATGgcaatatatatgatatttattgtgtagAAAGCCAGAATATTTAGTCATCAACCTTATCTGGATGCCTGTGACCCTGTGTTAAACAACCACCTTTTGTTAAAGACCAGTcctaatttatacatgtatattcaaataCTGTAGATATAATTAATTACCACCAAAATAAGtatcaaaacaattaaaaacaaataccttACGATCAACAGTTTCAACAAAATGGATATTATGATTTGATTAATAATGGTCacctgattttgtgaaaaagatTGTGTACACTTCTACAGAGTTTCTACAAAATGAAAGTTGTTGATGAAACGAATAGAATAATATAGCGacttatttgaaaacaaataaaaaataaagactttcaaaaattattgattatattaaaatactaggatatatatgtttcattatattatatatttgtttgtaatatgcTTTGAAAAAATGGGTTGaaatatctaaaaattaaaaatctttatttgtAAGTTAAtagatttaatattttgtagaaCCCAACAATGTCATAACCGTAACCAAAACGTTTATCACTATatctatttaaatttattactcagttaattacattacaattaattatttaacaattcaaataattgtgttttagttGAGAAAGGATATTGGTAATGCAACACTTATTAAAACTGGTATTTACCACTTTGGTTGGAGAATAAACGGGAATTCAAGATGGACGACCTCTACACAggaaatgaaatgttaaaatttaatttttaatttttattttaccaaaGAATCATGATGAAGTTAATTAACATTACTTTGTTTACTCTTGCGACATTATTGTACGGGGTGTCGTGTCAACTCGTCGTGAACGTGAAAGACGAAGGCGGCGACGTCTTGGTTGAGTCGATCCATGCCAACACGTCGTCGGACACATTGACACTGGAATTCCAGAACACTGATGGAACTCTAGTCACACAGTTCATTGATTTTAAATCGGTACGGAACAGTTCACAATTATCAACACGTTCACAAGCGTACAACTAGATGGTGGGGGAGTTAGTTAATGTGAGCgtaccttttaaaacaaaatgttgataaaaaataCTCGGATAGTAGTACTATACCTTGAACCTTCTAATAATTTATATGTGGGTGACATTAACAATGAGTTTATTAATCAGAGAAATGTCTGATTACTGTTGATGACAGTATGTTGTGGCCGTATCATTTTGGCCACAATTCCCTCTGATCAAACTTAATTTAACGAATCTCACCACATGATCGTGATGTAAACTTGATAAATTGCCCTACGAATGGCAATGTATTCCCGTGCCCTTCATCCTCTCTTGATGCCCCTCAATGAATCAGATGAAATAATTGTACACAATCTCTATCTTAAAAAATTACCTGCCTTTTTTTATGGTTTTATggtaaatttttatttcacctaCTAGGTCTGAAATATGGACTACTTTTCTCTGGCCactatttcaagccctgcatTGACGGTAATGCTtccattaaatttttttttaatctggcaAGTGATGTAATAATGACAAAAATGTGCACTGGCAATgtggcatacatacatacatgtatacatatatatgcatgtaataaTGACAGTCATATGGTTGCTTTCAGGAAGCTCAGATATTCCGAGCGTATGTGCCAGCAGAGGAGGAGTTGGGACAGTCGCAGTATCaggttttgtgttttgtgactCGCTTCAGTAAAACTGACTTCATATCATCGGACGCCATGTCCAAACTGAGACAGGTTCGTATTGTCACTTTGTGAGATGATCGGTTAGTGCTCATCTCTAGTACCAGACTAACCAGTACTGTCATTAATACATGTCATATTGGGAGGTtggatgaatgattgaatgttgtgggtggatagatggatggaaggaaggaatgcacagggctagctctgacacttgccaaattcgccaattgtgaattttgaaagcagttttgtgaattttattctaatttggcaaaataatttcatgtaataattgacattttatataaaataactgttgatttctgcaattttttaagtttaatagacaatttggctaAATATTTTGCTCACCCTGAatgcatataataattatgtctgttggattgcatataattatgaatattaaaCATTGCAGAAGAACCCGACAGCTATTCGAACCCCCGAGGAGCAAAAAGGGCCGGAGATGCACATTCAGGATCTGCTGATTGACATCAACAAAGGTCACCTGATCAGTCCGCATCTCTACAACATCTGCCAGGACGCGGTCGATACGACGTACTTCCAGGAAAATGATCTCAAAACTATTTCTCGATGTAAGGCAAACCTCAGAATCCAAAGTGTTTATTTGTCAGTAATTTGGAGTTTGGCttcatataaaaagaaaagaaacagtgttttggaaataacaagaaTGTTATGTTATTGTGTGCAATTTGTAAATATACAATCCTTACTCTTGCAGCGAGtttgaaatatacattataaataattttcttttgtctttattgTGCTTAAATATGCTGTCATTACgtaattttctgcataatatacaTACCAAAGACACAGATGCTAAACACCAAAGAAATGTTATGGGTGTTTTTGTGAACTTGGCCCctggctccatattcataaacgtacttaagtcagtgtatgatacttatctatgtactttaagtatgtatttaggtatcatacattgacttaagtatgtttatgaatacggagccagaCCTCCACATATTGCATGAGGGATCATTTAGTTTGAGCATTATTAGTCATGCAGTTTTAATTTGCTGTCATGTTCCTGagtcacaactggtatatcaaaggccgtggtatttgcgatcctgtctgttggacgatgtatataaaagattgctttcaacttatgaaaaaatgtagcaggtttcctttcttagactctatgtcaaaattatttaatgtttgacgtccaatagctgattattaataaatcaatgtgctctagtggtgtcgttaaacaaaacaaacttctttttgttCTTGAGTTATCAGTCCTAGCAACgtgttttctattttgtttttaagtttcaATATGATATTTATGCAAACCAATataggttatgcaaatttaTTTGACAATACCCCTTTTCAggttaaatgtaaaaaaaaaacaattttgccGAGACTTGCAGTTATGaccctcttttttttaaaaatttatttaatattttttctgcaGCTCTTGGCAAAGACTACACGTCACTGATGACAGCTGTGAAGAGACTGTATCCACTGAAATATCCTCGCTGTAAGGATGTCCCCAGTCAAGACTCAACTAAAATTTGTCTGTGTCGCTACACGGTCTGTGTGGGCTGGTACCCGTGTGGGCTGAAGTACTGCAGGGGAAAGGACTCGACGGGGAAAGTCGTCAATTACCGCTGCGGTATTAAGACTTGTAAAAAATGTATCGTCTTTGAGCACGTGGCTAAACAAAAACTGTTGTGCTTGTGGGACAACACCTGAAAGAATGTTAAATTGTTGACAGTTGAAGTATAAGAAACAATGCAGGCATTGAATTTGAGCTTCCCTTTTCTTTCAGGATTCTGTTGAAATCTTAAAATGatgtaatatagatattttgttatttcatcTCATCATCTTATGCTTCCGACCCAAAAACTGTGATTTGCGAAAGCACCGAATTTTGCCGAGTTCGCAGCCTGTGGGGAAATAATTTAAACTTTTATGTTTACCATAGCATGTGTTGTGACTATATTCTTGCCTTTGTAGTCTTACCCTGACCTTTGACCTCTTAACTATGGCATTTTACCCTATTCcatttcattggctgttggaatGTTCCCAAAATCTGAAATTTGTGAAAGCAGATACAACCTGCAATGTATGTGggaaaataatgtaaaattttatatttcattgaCTGTGGG of the Gigantopelta aegis isolate Gae_Host chromosome 12, Gae_host_genome, whole genome shotgun sequence genome contains:
- the LOC121386312 gene encoding out at first protein-like — protein: MMKLINITLFTLATLLYGVSCQLVVNVKDEGGDVLVESIHANTSSDTLTLEFQNTDGTLVTQFIDFKSEAQIFRAYVPAEEELGQSQYQVLCFVTRFSKTDFISSDAMSKLRQKNPTAIRTPEEQKGPEMHIQDLLIDINKGHLISPHLYNICQDAVDTTYFQENDLKTISRSLGKDYTSLMTAVKRLYPLKYPRCKDVPSQDSTKICLCRYTVCVGWYPCGLKYCRGKDSTGKVVNYRCGIKTCKKCIVFEHVAKQKLLCLWDNT